In Caloramator sp. E03, the sequence GATTTAGTGTTGTTGGATGTTTTTTTCCCACAGGGAAAAGGTATTGATTTATTAAAATGGATACGTTCTGAAAACATAAAATGTGATGTAATTTTGATTACTGCAGATAGAAATACTGAAACAGTTGAAGAAGCATTTCGCTATGGTGCAGTTGATTATTTAGTAAAACCGTTTATGTTTAATAGATTTAAAGAAGCTTTATTGTTATATAAAGATAGAAAAAATAACTTTGAAAACATTGGAAATATTGAGCAAAAGATAATTGATAGATATACTATAAAAGATAGTAGACATTTTGAAAATGAAGAAAGCAGTGATATTGAAATATATGATGATATTGATATAAAGGGATTTAATAAACATACTTACGAAAGAATATTACAAGGTATAAATCAAATGAAGGGAAAGCATTCACATCACAGCAAATTGCAAAGTTAGTAGGGGTATCAAGAATTACTGCAAGAAGATATTTAGATTATTTGGAAAAAGAAAATAAGCTGGAGATTGAAATGGAATATGGAAAAATAGGAAGGCCAAGAAACAAATATAGAGTAAAAGTTGACAAATAAAAAATAGAAAGAGGCGATTGAATTGAAAGTTAGAAGTTTCCTTAAACTAGTTGAAATACAAACAAAAATAGCCAGTGTAATACCTTTTACACTCGGCACTGTTTATGCGTTATATAGATTTAATACTTTCAATTTAAAAAACTTCCTTTTAATGTTTGTTTCACTATTAACTTTTGATATGGCAACTACTGCGATAAACAATTATTGTGATTATAAAAGAGCTGTAAAAAAGCACGGATACAACTATGAAATGCATAATGGCATAGTAAAATACAATTTATCAGAGATATATGTTAAAGCTATTATATGTATACTTCTTATAATTGCGACAACCTTTGGAGTACTATTGTATTTAAATACAAATATTATTGTTTTAATAATTGGTATAATATCCTTTTCGGTTGGGATATTTTATTCCTTTGGCCCTATACCAATATCAAGAATGCCTTTAGGTGAGATGTTCTCAGGAATATTTATGGGGTTTATAATAGTATTTCTTGCAGTATATATACATGTAAATGAAAGCATTATAAGTCTAATGTATAATAATGGGTTTTTAACTTTACAGATGAATTTAAAAGAAGTAATATATATATTTTTACTATCTATTCCAACTATTAATTGTATTGCAAATGTTATGCTTGCTAATAATATATGTGATATTGATGATGACAAAGAAAACAAAAGATATACGCTTCCAATATATCTGGGTAAAGAAAATAGCTTGGCTATTTTTAAAGCCATGTATTATATAGCATATATTGATATTATATTATTGATTGTATTAAGAATAACTCCTGCTATCTCAATAATAACGTTATTAACATTTATTATTATAAATAAAAATATATCTCTTTTCTTTGAAAAACAAACAAAAAGGGATACCTTTGTACTTTCCGTTAAGAATTTAATAATAATGAATTTAGTTCAAATAATATTATTAAGTATAATGATATAAAATTAGAATATATTTTCATTATTTACTTCTTCGATTCTTTTTTCAATTGTTTCTACTGGTGTAATTGAAGTTGTTGTTAAGTATCTATAGTTTGCAGCAGCAGCCTCAATAATTACTGCTATATTGCGTCCTGGTCTTATTGGTATCCTGACCTTTTTAACCGGAACTCCAAGAATTTCAATAGTTTCATTGCTATTACCAAGCCTATCAAAGTTGTCATGTTCATCGTTCCAGGGCTCTAATTCAATAACAAAATCTATAATTTTTTCTTTTATAACTGAGCTAAGTCCATAAAGTGCAGTAACATTTATAATGCCAAGTCCTCTTACCTCTATCATTCCATTTGTGCTATAGGGGCTGCTGCCATATAATATTCCGCCAACGCATTTTATTTCAACTGCATCATCAGATACTAAAATATGACCTCTTTTTATTAGCTCAAGAGCTGTTTCGCTTTTTCCTATTCCACTTTTCCCCTGTATTAATATGCCTACTCCATATACATCAACAAGTTCCCCATGAAGAGAAGTAGTTTCAGCAAGTTCTTTTTCCAAGTAAGTAATCAATTCTTTTACAAGGCGTGTAGTTTGAAGAGAACTTCTCAAAACCCATATATTATGTTCCTTTGCTGTATCAATGATTTCCTTATGAGGCTCTAAATTTCTTGAAATTACAATAGCTGTAATATCAAACTCAAAAAAGTCTTTAATCCTTCTGTAACGTAAATTAGGATCCATTTTTTCAAGGTAGCTCCACTCAGCCATTCCTATTACTTGAACTCTATCTTCGCCAAAGTAGTCATAGTACCCTGAGAACTGCAAGCCTGGTCTATTTATATCACTGGTAGCGATTCTTTTGTTTTTATCACCACTTACAATAATCTCTAAATTTAAATCCTTTATTAATTTTTCAATGCTTATGGACATAATAATCTTCCTTTCAAATTATGATAGATTATTATATCATATATTTTTATGCTTTGTAATTAAAAAAACAATGATTGATTATTATAAAATTAAAAGAAAAGGTTTACACTATATTTGTAATTTAAGGATAAAGATTTTTTAAAATATGAAATTTTTATATTGACAAATTGCATTTGTATAAATATAATTATAATAAATTAATAAATGAAATGTATGCATACGTTTCAAATTGTGTAGGCAATGGGGCCTACAGGTATTCCTTAAAGGGAATGTCTGTAGGCCTCTTTAATTTTAAGATATTGGAGGGGATTATATGGATTATAAAATATCTATTGATACAGTATGGGTTCTTATTGCTACAACATTAGTCTTTTTTATGCAGGCTGGCTTTGCTATGGTCGAAGCTGGTTTTACAAGGGCTAAAAACGCTGGAAATATAGTTATGAAAAATTTAATGGACTTTGTTGTTGGTTCTTTAATATATTGGATACTTGGATTTGGGTTAATGTTTGGAGAGGATATAGGAGGTTTTATAGGAAAAATCGATTTGTTAACTAAAGCTGGGTATGCGCATTTGCAACTTGGCATTCCAAAACTTGCATTTTTCATGTTCCAAACAGTATTTTGTGCAACATCAGCTACGATTGTTTCAGGAGCTATGGCAGAAAGAACAAAATTTAGTGCGTATATTTTGTATAGCTTTGTTATTAGTGCTATAATTTATCCAATTGTAGGTCATTGGATTTGGGGTGGTGGTTGGCTATCAAAGTTAGGTTTCCATGATTTTGCAGGCTCAACTGTTGTACATTCATTAGGTGGCTGGACAGCACTTGTTGGGGCAAGTATTATAGGACCGAGAATAGGCAAATATACAAAGGATGGAAAGGTAAATGCTATTCCAGGACACAGCATAACTTTAGGTGCATTAGGAGTATTTATACTTTGGTTTGGATGGTTTGGATTTAATCCTGGATCTACTCTATCGGGAACTAATGTAGAAAGCATTTCAACAATATTTGTTACGACTAACTTAGCTGCAGCTGCTGCAACATTTGTTACAATGATTATTACGTGGATTAAGTATAAAAAGCCTGATGTTAGTATGACTTTAAACGGATCTCTTGGAGGATTAGTTGCAATTACTGCAGGATGTGATGTTGTTACTCCTTTAGGATCAGTTATAATAGGTATTATCGCAGGATTTGCAATTGTTTATGGAATAGAATTTATTGATAAAGTACTAAAGGTAGATGACCCAGTTGGTGCTATTGGGGTTCATGCTTTATGTGGTTCGATTGGAACTATACTTGTTGGAGTTTTTGCAGTTAAAGGGGAATCTTATATGGTGGAGGTGTAAAGCTTTTAGGGATACAGCTATTAGGGGTTTTAACAGTTATGGTATGGACGTTTATTACAACAACTTTATTATTTAGGTTAATTAAGGTAACAACTGGTTTAAGAGTTAGTGCGGAAGAAGAAATAGAAGGATTAGATATACACGAACATGGATTAGAAAGCAGTTATGCAGATTTTGAAATAAAGTCAATAAGTATAAACTATTAAAAGGGGGTAAAATTTTGCATAAGATATCAAAGATAGATATTATAACACGCCCAAGTAAATTTGAAGAATTAAAAAAGGCACTTAATGATATCGGTATTACTGGTATGACAGTCTCCCAAGTTTTGGGTTGTGGAATGCAAAAAGGAGTTACAGAATATTATAGGGGAGTTCCAATGGAAGTTAACCTTTTGCCAAAGGTTAAAGTAGAAATAGTTGTTTGTGAAGTTCCTGTTGAATTAGTTGTTGAAACAGCAAAAAAAGTTTTAAATACAGGAAATGTAGGGGATGGAAAGATATTTATATATGATGTTGCAAATGTTGTTAGAATAAGAACAGGCCAAGAAGGTAAAGAGGCATTAGTATAAAATAATATGGTTGAAAGTTTTTAAAAATAGCAAAAGCTCCTTTGAAAATAGTATTTAAATGCTGTTGCATTGGAGCTTTTGCTATTTTTATATTTGTTAAATAATATTTTAAATATTGTAGAACAATTTTAAAGATTGATAAAAATATAACAATATGATAAAATAGATATATCAAGTTATGTCGATAATTTAGAATTTATATTTTGAAAAAGAGGTGTTAATATGGGGAAAATAATAATGTCGCCAAGTAAGTACATACAAGGAAGTGGGGAACTTGAAAAAATAAGGAGCTATGTTGAAAACTTTGGTAAGACTTTCTTAGTCCTCGCTACTGAATCAGGAATGAAAAAGAACAAAATCAATTGTTGAAAAAAGTTTTGATGGTTCAAACTCAGGATTAGTATTTGAGGTATTTAATAAAGAATGTTGTAAAAAAGAGATAAAATAGATTGGTAAAACGTTGTTAAAGAAAATGGATGTGAATGTGTTATAGGAATTGGAGGAGGAAACTACTTGATACAGCAAAGGCGGTTGCTTATTATGCAGAGGTACCTGTTGTTATAGTTCCGTCAATTGCATCAACCGATGCACCTTGTAGTGCTTTATCTGTTATTTATACTGAAGATGGTGTCTTTGAAGAGTATCTAATACTTCCTAAAAATCCTGAAATCGTAATTATGGATACTAAAATTATTGCCAATGCTCCTTCAAGGCTGCTTGTAGCTGGTATGGGTGATGCATTAGCTACATATTTTGAGGCAAGGGCTTGTAAAAAATCAAATGCAACAAATATGGCAGGTCTTCATCCTTCTAAATCAGCTTTTGCTTTGGCAAAATTATGCTACGAAACGCTTCTTGAGGATGGGCTAAAAGCCAAACTTGCAGTTGAAAACAAAGTAGTTACACCAGCAGTTGAAAATATTATTGAAGCAAATACATATTTAAGTGGTGTAGGCTTTGAAAGCGGTGGATTGGCAGCAGCACATGCTATTCATAATGGATTTACTGTATTAAAACAATGTCATCACTTATATCATGGTGAGAAGGTAGCTTTTGGGACTCTTGTTCAATTAGTAATGGAAAACAGTCCAATTGAAGAGATAGAAGAAGTTATAGATTTTTGTATTTCTGTTGGACTACCTGTTACATTAGAACAAATGGGAGTAAAAGAAATTATACCAGAGGAAATCATGGAAGTTGCTAAGGCTTCATGTGCAAAAGGAGAAACAATATATAATATGCCCTTTGAAGTTACTGTAGAATCTGTTTATGCAGCTATACTTACTGCAGATGCAATAGGAAGACAATATATATAATTATTAAAATGACAACCACCCGAAAAGGGTGGTTGTCATTTTAATAATTAGTAACTGTTTCAAAAGCAGCTTCTTTAAGGCTTAGAAAACGATTAATTTGATCAACGTCTTTATCTCCACGACCAGATATATTTATAACAATAATTTTATCTTTTGATAATGTCGGTGCTAATTTCATTGCATAAGCAACTGCATGTGCACTTTCAATTGCAGGTATTATGCCTTCTACTTTACTTAAAAATAGGAAAGCATCTACTGCCTCGTCATCGATTATAGGGACATATTTTGCCCTATTTATATCTTTAAGATAAGAATGTTCAGGACCGACACCAGGATAATCAAGACCTGCAGAAATTGAGTAAACAGGTTTTATTGAGCCATCTTCCTCTGAAAGATAGTAGGTCTTCATACCGTGAATTATACCGACCTTTCCAAGGCTTAAGGTTGCAGCATTAAATTCTGTATCAATTCCTTTTCCACCAGCTTCTACTCCAATTAGATTAACTTCTTTATGAGGAATAAATTCACAAAAAGCACCTATAGCATTGCTTCCTCCACCACAACAAGCAATAACGTAATCAGGTAGACGGTTTTCTTTCTCTAAAATTTGTTTTTTTATCTCTTCGCTTATTATTTTTTGAAATTCTCTAACTATTGTAGGATAGGGATGAGGTCCTACTGCTGAGCCTAAAAGATAAAAAGTATCATCTATTCTTTCAACCCATTTTTCTATTGCTTCATCAACAGCATCGCTTAAAGTTTTGCTACCTCTTGTAACTTCTGTAACTTTAGCACCTAAAAGCTGCATTTTAAATACATTAAGTTTCTGTCTTTCAATATCTTCGCTTCCCATGAATATTTCACATTCCATACCAAACATAGCTGCACCTGTTGCAGTTGCAACACCATGTTGACCTGCTCCGGTTTCAGCTATAATCTTTTTCTTTCCCATTCTTTTAGCTAAAAGAATCTGTCCAATTACATTATTTATCTTATGAGCACCAGTATGGTTTAAATCTTCACGCTTTAAATAGATTTTAGCACCTTTAAGTTTTTCAGTCATGTTTTTAGCATAATAAAGTGGTGTAGGCCTTCCACAATATTCTTTCAAATAATACAAATATTCCTCTTTAAATTGTTTATCAT encodes:
- the hprK gene encoding HPr(Ser) kinase/phosphatase → MSISIEKLIKDLNLEIIVSGDKNKRIATSDINRPGLQFSGYYDYFGEDRVQVIGMAEWSYLEKMDPNLRYRRIKDFFEFDITAIVISRNLEPHKEIIDTAKEHNIWVLRSSLQTTRLVKELITYLEKELAETTSLHGELVDVYGVGILIQGKSGIGKSETALELIKRGHILVSDDAVEIKCVGGILYGSSPYSTNGMIEVRGLGIINVTALYGLSSVIKEKIIDFVIELEPWNDEHDNFDRLGNSNETIEILGVPVKKVRIPIRPGRNIAVIIEAAAANYRYLTTTSITPVETIEKRIEEVNNENIF
- a CDS encoding 1,4-dihydroxy-2-naphthoate polyprenyltransferase produces the protein MKVRSFLKLVEIQTKIASVIPFTLGTVYALYRFNTFNLKNFLLMFVSLLTFDMATTAINNYCDYKRAVKKHGYNYEMHNGIVKYNLSEIYVKAIICILLIIATTFGVLLYLNTNIIVLIIGIISFSVGIFYSFGPIPISRMPLGEMFSGIFMGFIIVFLAVYIHVNESIISLMYNNGFLTLQMNLKEVIYIFLLSIPTINCIANVMLANNICDIDDDKENKRYTLPIYLGKENSLAIFKAMYYIAYIDIILLIVLRITPAISIITLLTFIIINKNISLFFEKQTKRDTFVLSVKNLIIMNLVQIILLSIMI
- the trpB gene encoding tryptophan synthase subunit beta; translated protein: MKFQFGSYGGQFVPEKVLNALNELEKAFYEAINDKQFKEEYLYYLKEYCGRPTPLYYAKNMTEKLKGAKIYLKREDLNHTGAHKINNVIGQILLAKRMGKKKIIAETGAGQHGVATATGAAMFGMECEIFMGSEDIERQKLNVFKMQLLGAKVTEVTRGSKTLSDAVDEAIEKWVERIDDTFYLLGSAVGPHPYPTIVREFQKIISEEIKKQILEKENRLPDYVIACCGGGSNAIGAFCEFIPHKEVNLIGVEAGGKGIDTEFNAATLSLGKVGIIHGMKTYYLSEEDGSIKPVYSISAGLDYPGVGPEHSYLKDINRAKYVPIIDDEAVDAFLFLSKVEGIIPAIESAHAVAYAMKLAPTLSKDKIIVINISGRGDKDVDQINRFLSLKEAAFETVTNY
- a CDS encoding P-II family nitrogen regulator → MLHKISKIDIITRPSKFEELKKALNDIGITGMTVSQVLGCGMQKGVTEYYRGVPMEVNLLPKVKVEIVVCEVPVELVVETAKKVLNTGNVGDGKIFIYDVANVVRIRTGQEGKEALV
- a CDS encoding response regulator, with amino-acid sequence MLLKDAPDLVLLDVFFPQGKGIDLLKWIRSENIKCDVILITADRNTETVEEAFRYGAVDYLVKPFMFNRFKEALLLYKDRKNNFENIGNIEQKIIDRYTIKDSRHFENEESSDIEIYDDIDIKGFNKHTYERILQGINQMKGKHSHHSKLQS